Proteins encoded within one genomic window of Catenulispora sp. EB89:
- a CDS encoding MDR family MFS transporter: protein MLDVGGLPRVFWWVWFSTLVARTGAFVAPFLSYYLTRSLGHSAAFAGFVAALNAGGAAVSAVVGGVLADRVGRRATLLGALVASAVTLVALGLVHSVALIAGLAFLAGLANNATRPATGAIIADVVPSADRGRAYSLNYWAINLGFAVAMLSAGAVASHGYTLLFVGDALANLGCAVVVFFTVPETRPVLDAGASAAPGSPATATEPFGQAGSLVDVLRDRIFLGFLGAVLVGAIIYSQAQTVQPIMMGQDGLGPGAYGAVAALNGILIGVLQLPLTTWLRRYTHGTALAASSLLMGAGFAVPLLISVTGHPMGIYAASVVVWTIAEIGNTPPQMALGADLAPAHLRGRYQGMSTLAWSVAGIVGPLVGGWALSAVGASAVLWASLALGAAGVPAWLVLDRRSGARVAALRAEEARLEASMAVLSVLPLAAVGDAAPEPASPCALSSTGPEAAARLR from the coding sequence GTGCTGGACGTCGGGGGGCTGCCGCGCGTCTTCTGGTGGGTGTGGTTCAGCACGTTGGTGGCGCGGACGGGGGCTTTTGTCGCGCCTTTTCTTTCGTACTACTTGACGCGGTCGCTGGGGCATTCGGCGGCGTTCGCGGGGTTCGTCGCCGCTTTGAACGCGGGGGGTGCCGCGGTGTCCGCGGTGGTGGGCGGGGTGCTCGCCGACCGGGTCGGGCGGCGGGCGACGTTGTTGGGGGCGCTGGTCGCTTCGGCGGTGACGCTGGTGGCGCTCGGGTTGGTGCACTCGGTGGCGCTGATCGCGGGGCTGGCGTTCCTGGCGGGCCTGGCCAACAATGCGACGCGGCCGGCGACGGGGGCGATCATCGCCGACGTCGTGCCGTCGGCGGATCGGGGGCGGGCCTACTCGCTCAACTACTGGGCGATCAACCTGGGCTTCGCGGTGGCGATGCTGTCTGCCGGGGCGGTGGCGTCGCATGGCTACACGCTGCTGTTCGTGGGCGACGCGCTGGCGAATCTGGGGTGCGCTGTCGTCGTCTTCTTCACGGTGCCGGAGACTCGGCCGGTCCTCGATGCCGGTGCGTCTGCGGCCCCTGGATCCCCGGCCACCGCCACTGAGCCTTTCGGCCAGGCGGGCAGCCTCGTGGACGTGCTGCGGGACCGGATCTTCCTGGGGTTCCTGGGCGCGGTCCTGGTGGGCGCGATCATCTATTCGCAGGCGCAGACGGTGCAGCCGATCATGATGGGCCAGGACGGTCTCGGGCCCGGCGCGTACGGTGCGGTCGCGGCGCTCAACGGGATCCTCATCGGGGTGCTGCAGCTTCCATTGACGACCTGGTTGCGCCGCTACACGCACGGCACGGCGTTGGCCGCCTCCTCATTGCTGATGGGCGCCGGGTTCGCGGTGCCGCTGCTCATCTCGGTGACAGGGCACCCGATGGGGATCTACGCGGCATCGGTGGTGGTGTGGACCATCGCGGAGATCGGCAACACGCCGCCGCAGATGGCATTGGGCGCCGATTTGGCGCCGGCGCACCTGCGTGGGCGGTATCAGGGCATGTCGACGCTGGCGTGGAGCGTGGCCGGCATCGTCGGCCCGCTGGTGGGCGGCTGGGCACTGAGCGCGGTGGGCGCTTCGGCCGTGCTGTGGGCCAGCCTGGCGCTCGGCGCGGCCGGGGTGCCGGCGTGGCTGGTGCTTGACCGACGCTCGGGGGCGCGGGTCGCTGCCTTGCGGGCCGAGGAGGCGAGGCTGGAAGCGTCGATGGCTGTTCTGTCGGTACTGCCGTTGGCGGCAGTCGGGGACGCGGCACCCGAGCCGGCGTCCCCGTGCGCGCTGTCCTCGACCGGTCCCGAAGCCGCCGCACGGCTGCGTTAG